One genomic region from Arthrobacter sp. YN encodes:
- a CDS encoding phosphoenolpyruvate carboxykinase (GTP), producing MGDLARLPLLEKAPTTHARLLAWVEEVAELTQPDRIHWVDGSEAENKKLTDELVEAGTLKRLNPETFPNSFAAFSDPADVARVEEQTFICSENERDAGFTNNWMAPAEMKQKLRGLFAGSMRGRTMYVIPFVMGHLDAEDPKFGVEITDSAYVVASMRIMARIGTDVLDRITQTDAFFVPALHSLGAPLEAGQADVAWPCNTDKWIVHFPEERSIWSFGSGYGGNALLGKKCYALRIASVMARDEGWLAEHMLILKLTSPEQKTYYVSAAFPSACGKTNLALLDPTIKGWKVETLGDDITWMRFGKEGELRAVNPEAGLFGVAPGTGWGTNPNAMRAIAKGNSIFTNVALTDDGGVWWEGMTEETPAHLTDWRGESWTPDSDAPAAHPNSRFCTPIDQIDMLAEEYFSPEGVELSAILFGGRRKTTIPLVTEARDWSNGIFMGSTLSSETTAAAAGAVGVVRRDPMAMLPFIGYDAGDYLNHWVNLSAKANPERLPKIFLVNWFRRTAEGGFAWPGFGDNARVLKWAIERLEGKADAVETPIGFVPTGESIDLEGLDMTPAEVESAVRVDPEEWATELASIEEWFANFGESLPAALQSELDGLKTRLG from the coding sequence ATGGGCGATCTGGCGCGACTGCCGCTGCTTGAGAAGGCACCTACTACGCATGCACGCCTGCTGGCCTGGGTTGAGGAAGTTGCCGAGCTGACTCAGCCGGACCGCATCCACTGGGTTGATGGCAGCGAAGCAGAAAACAAGAAGCTCACCGACGAACTCGTTGAGGCCGGCACGTTGAAGCGACTGAACCCGGAGACGTTCCCGAACTCTTTCGCAGCATTCTCCGACCCCGCTGACGTTGCCCGTGTAGAAGAGCAGACCTTCATCTGCTCTGAGAACGAGCGCGACGCAGGCTTCACCAACAACTGGATGGCCCCGGCCGAGATGAAGCAGAAGCTGCGCGGACTGTTCGCCGGCTCCATGCGCGGCCGCACCATGTACGTCATTCCGTTCGTCATGGGCCACCTTGATGCCGAGGACCCCAAGTTTGGCGTCGAGATCACCGACTCCGCCTACGTTGTTGCCTCCATGCGCATCATGGCCCGCATCGGCACGGACGTCCTGGATCGCATCACGCAGACCGACGCTTTCTTCGTCCCCGCCCTCCACTCGCTGGGCGCACCGCTGGAAGCCGGCCAGGCTGACGTTGCCTGGCCGTGCAACACGGACAAATGGATTGTGCACTTCCCCGAGGAGCGCTCCATCTGGTCCTTCGGCTCCGGCTACGGCGGAAACGCCCTCCTGGGCAAGAAGTGCTACGCGCTGCGCATCGCTTCGGTGATGGCACGCGACGAAGGCTGGCTGGCCGAGCACATGCTCATCCTTAAGCTGACCTCGCCGGAGCAGAAGACCTACTACGTTTCCGCTGCTTTCCCGTCCGCTTGTGGCAAGACCAACCTTGCGTTGCTCGACCCCACCATCAAGGGCTGGAAGGTTGAGACCCTCGGCGACGACATCACGTGGATGCGCTTCGGCAAGGAAGGCGAACTCCGGGCTGTCAACCCCGAAGCCGGCCTGTTCGGCGTTGCGCCTGGTACCGGCTGGGGCACCAACCCGAACGCCATGCGTGCCATCGCCAAGGGCAACAGCATCTTCACCAACGTGGCACTGACCGACGACGGTGGCGTCTGGTGGGAAGGTATGACGGAGGAAACTCCGGCGCACCTGACCGACTGGCGCGGTGAGTCCTGGACTCCGGACTCCGACGCCCCGGCAGCGCACCCGAACTCCCGCTTCTGCACGCCGATCGACCAGATCGACATGCTGGCCGAGGAATACTTCAGCCCGGAAGGCGTGGAGCTCTCCGCGATCCTGTTCGGCGGCCGACGCAAGACCACCATCCCGCTGGTCACCGAGGCCCGCGACTGGTCCAACGGCATCTTCATGGGTTCCACGCTGTCCTCCGAGACCACCGCTGCTGCCGCCGGTGCCGTCGGCGTGGTCCGCCGCGACCCCATGGCCATGCTGCCGTTCATCGGCTACGACGCCGGCGATTACTTGAACCACTGGGTGAACCTGTCCGCCAAGGCCAATCCGGAGCGACTGCCAAAGATCTTCCTGGTCAACTGGTTCCGTCGCACGGCTGAGGGCGGCTTCGCCTGGCCTGGCTTCGGGGACAACGCCCGCGTGCTCAAATGGGCCATCGAGCGTCTCGAAGGCAAGGCCGACGCTGTGGAAACGCCGATCGGCTTCGTACCGACCGGTGAATCCATCGACCTCGAGGGCCTGGACATGACCCCGGCCGAGGTTGAGTCGGCGGTTCGCGTCGACCCGGAGGAGTGGGCAACTGAGCTGGCATCCATCGAGGAATGGTTCGCGAACTTCGGCGAGTCGCTCCCGGCGGCACTCCAGTCCGAGCTGGACGGTCTGAAGACCCGTCTGGGCTAG
- a CDS encoding globin domain-containing protein produces MLSEKSHPIIEATLPLVGSRIGAITADFYQRLFVAHPELLDGLFSRSNQRSGDQQRALAGSIAAFATHLVNNPETLPEKVLSRIAHKHASLGITEDQYGVVYEHLFAAIAADLAEVITPDIAEAWTEVYWLMADALIKLEKDLYASQANNKMWMPWRVAAKEPAGTDAITFILEPADDTPVTPAMPGQYISVKVLLSDGLRQVRQYSLSGDTGTSRTFTAKLNDGGEVSTALHTGVEPGDVLEISNPYGEITLKEGVGPVILASAGIGCTPTASILRSLAETGTDRQVLVLHAEKSIENWALSGQMTADAARINADLQLWLESPHPGTSQGFMSLREVDVPADASLYLCGPLPFMKKIRDEAIDAGIPSTRIHYEVFGPDVWLAN; encoded by the coding sequence ATGCTCTCGGAAAAGTCCCACCCCATCATCGAAGCAACCCTCCCCTTGGTGGGTTCACGGATCGGCGCCATCACAGCCGACTTCTACCAGCGACTTTTCGTGGCACATCCAGAGTTGCTCGATGGCCTCTTCAGCCGTTCCAACCAGCGCTCAGGTGATCAACAGCGGGCACTCGCCGGGAGCATCGCGGCCTTCGCAACCCACCTGGTCAACAACCCCGAAACCCTTCCCGAGAAGGTCCTTTCACGGATCGCGCACAAGCACGCCTCCCTCGGAATCACCGAGGACCAATACGGCGTGGTCTACGAACACCTGTTCGCAGCCATCGCCGCAGACCTGGCCGAGGTCATCACGCCGGACATCGCAGAGGCCTGGACTGAGGTCTATTGGCTCATGGCCGATGCCTTGATCAAGCTTGAAAAGGATCTCTACGCTTCCCAAGCCAACAACAAAATGTGGATGCCCTGGCGCGTCGCCGCCAAGGAGCCGGCAGGCACGGACGCCATCACGTTCATCCTGGAACCTGCGGACGACACCCCGGTCACGCCAGCGATGCCGGGTCAATACATCAGCGTCAAGGTCCTCCTCAGTGACGGGCTGCGCCAAGTGCGCCAGTATTCCTTGTCCGGCGACACGGGCACCAGCCGAACCTTCACCGCCAAACTCAATGACGGCGGCGAGGTGTCCACCGCCCTGCACACCGGCGTCGAACCTGGCGACGTCCTGGAGATCTCGAACCCTTACGGCGAGATCACCCTCAAAGAGGGAGTCGGCCCGGTCATTCTCGCCTCGGCAGGTATTGGCTGCACACCTACGGCGTCCATTCTGCGGTCGCTCGCTGAGACGGGCACGGACCGGCAGGTCTTGGTCCTGCACGCCGAGAAGTCAATCGAGAACTGGGCACTCAGCGGTCAGATGACCGCGGACGCGGCGCGGATTAACGCGGACCTGCAGCTTTGGCTAGAGTCTCCCCATCCCGGAACCAGCCAGGGTTTCATGTCTCTGCGGGAAGTGGACGTCCCAGCCGACGCCTCGTTGTACCTCTGCGGACCGCTTCCCTTCATGAAGAAGATCCGCGACGAAGCCATTGACGCAGGAATTCCTTCCACCCGGATCCACTACGAAGTCTTTGGCCCGGACGTGTGGCTCGCCAACTAG
- a CDS encoding RrF2 family transcriptional regulator, which translates to MKINAFADVSLRAIMVLAAAPEGLLLTTQAVADAVGTPYNHVSKAMVRLRALGYIDVERGRLGGSRLNESGRRATVGEVLRHLDSRQDPAECQSPTKNCPLINECGLRHAMNRAREAFYTELDTVVIASLPHARQMNPVFQSIGLRPEFRVPATQP; encoded by the coding sequence ATGAAAATCAACGCGTTCGCAGATGTCAGCCTCCGCGCCATCATGGTGTTGGCCGCGGCCCCCGAAGGATTGCTGCTGACCACCCAGGCGGTGGCGGACGCCGTGGGTACGCCGTACAACCATGTCAGCAAGGCAATGGTCCGCCTGCGTGCCCTGGGATATATCGACGTTGAACGGGGTCGGCTGGGCGGTTCCCGGCTCAATGAATCAGGGCGGCGAGCCACGGTCGGGGAAGTCCTGAGGCATCTGGACAGCCGACAGGATCCAGCGGAGTGCCAATCCCCCACCAAGAATTGCCCGCTCATCAATGAATGCGGCCTGCGCCACGCGATGAATCGGGCCAGGGAAGCGTTCTACACCGAACTGGATACCGTGGTTATCGCTTCTCTCCCCCATGCCCGCCAGATGAACCCGGTGTTCCAGTCCATCGGGCTGCGGCCGGAGTTCAGGGTACCGGCCACCCAGCCATAA
- a CDS encoding phosphomannomutase/phosphoglucomutase yields the protein MTSEQNKTFDLSASFKAYDVRGIVGESITAEIVEAVGAAFIDVLGLEGETVLVGGDMRPSSPEFSQAFANGAATRGANVLLLDLISTDELYYACGALNAAGATFTASHNPAEYNGIKMAKAGAQPISSESGLKEIQVLAEQYLNSGTIPAAGTRGEIGVRDVLKDYSEYLRQLVDLSGSRPLKIVVDAGNGMAGLTTPAVLGDKLLPALPFEIVPLYFELDGSFPNHPANPLEPENLRDLQAAVVKHGADIGLAFDGDADRCFVIDEKGESVSPSAITGMVARREIARAQAAGEQTPVIIHNLLTSKAVPELVAKDGGRAVRTRVGHSFIKAVMADEGAVFGGEHSAHFYFRDFWNADTGMLAAMHVLAALGEQDGPLSELGRQYEPYVSSGEINSEIEDKAGAVERVRVDFETEDVDIDHMDGSTFTAKDGSWWFNLRPSNTEPFLRLNAEAKDQPTMEKIRDRVLALVRA from the coding sequence GTGACTAGCGAGCAGAACAAGACATTCGACCTCTCGGCATCCTTTAAGGCGTATGACGTCCGTGGGATCGTTGGTGAGTCCATCACGGCTGAAATCGTCGAGGCCGTAGGTGCTGCCTTCATCGACGTCCTGGGCCTCGAAGGCGAGACCGTCCTGGTCGGAGGGGACATGCGTCCCTCCTCGCCGGAGTTCAGCCAGGCCTTCGCCAACGGTGCAGCAACGCGCGGAGCGAACGTCCTTCTGCTGGACCTGATCTCCACCGATGAGCTCTACTACGCTTGCGGTGCGTTGAACGCCGCCGGTGCCACGTTCACGGCCAGCCACAACCCGGCCGAATACAACGGCATCAAAATGGCTAAAGCCGGTGCCCAGCCCATCTCCTCGGAGTCCGGCCTGAAGGAAATCCAGGTCTTGGCCGAGCAGTACCTGAACTCCGGGACCATCCCGGCCGCGGGTACCCGCGGCGAGATCGGCGTGCGAGACGTACTGAAGGACTACTCGGAGTACCTGCGCCAACTGGTGGACCTTTCCGGATCCCGCCCACTGAAAATCGTGGTCGACGCCGGCAATGGCATGGCCGGGCTGACCACCCCGGCAGTGCTTGGCGACAAACTGCTTCCGGCACTGCCGTTTGAGATTGTCCCGCTCTACTTCGAACTGGACGGTTCCTTCCCCAACCACCCGGCCAACCCCCTGGAACCGGAAAACCTGCGCGACCTGCAGGCCGCCGTCGTCAAGCACGGCGCGGACATCGGCCTGGCGTTCGACGGCGACGCTGACCGCTGCTTTGTGATCGACGAGAAGGGCGAGTCTGTCTCGCCGTCCGCGATCACCGGCATGGTGGCCCGCCGCGAAATCGCCCGTGCCCAGGCTGCAGGGGAACAAACCCCTGTGATCATCCACAACCTCCTCACCTCAAAAGCCGTCCCGGAGCTCGTCGCCAAGGATGGCGGCCGTGCGGTACGGACCCGTGTGGGACACTCCTTCATCAAAGCCGTCATGGCCGACGAAGGTGCCGTGTTCGGCGGGGAGCACTCCGCTCACTTCTACTTCCGGGACTTCTGGAACGCCGATACCGGCATGCTCGCCGCCATGCACGTCCTGGCTGCCCTGGGCGAGCAGGACGGTCCGTTGTCTGAACTCGGCCGCCAGTACGAGCCCTACGTCTCTTCCGGCGAGATCAACTCCGAGATCGAGGACAAAGCAGGCGCCGTTGAACGCGTACGCGTCGACTTTGAAACCGAAGACGTTGACATCGACCACATGGACGGCAGCACCTTCACGGCCAAGGACGGCAGCTGGTGGTTCAACCTGCGCCCATCCAACACCGAGCCCTTCCTCCGTCTGAACGCAGAAGCGAAGGACCAGCCCACCATGGAAAAGATCCGCGACCGCGTCCTCGCGCTGGTCCGGGCCTAG
- a CDS encoding RecQ family ATP-dependent DNA helicase translates to MANNSPNAAVSVQSPTQQQALACLRELVGHPEAQFHDGQYEAIEALVDAGRRALVVQRTGWGKSAVYFVASLLLRRRGAGPTLIVSPLLALMRDQVAAAARAGVRAVAINSANALEWDTVLAQLAADEVDVLLVSPERLTNPSFRENQLPELIRRTGLLVIDEAHCISDWGHDFRPDYRRIADLIAQLPASVPVLATTATANSRVVHDIEEQLGDGVLTIRGALGRESLRLGVLTLPDSRDRLGWLLTHLADMPGSGIIYTLTVSAAEDTARLLAEAGHNVLSYTGRTDPADRERAEQLLKDNQVKALVATSALGMGFDKPDLGFVIHLGAPSSPVAYYQQVGRAGRGAANADVLLLPGSEDREIWQYFATASMPSAEKANAVLTVLGEAGSALSTVALEARVDLRRTPLELLLKVLAVDGAVERVGGGWRSTGVPWNYDAERYARIAEARVDEQDSMVIYQDTAGCRMEYITSVLDDETAAACGRCDNCAGRWFPVDVAASAADAAGQTLRRAGIAVEPRLQWPSGMDRLGVAVKGKIKPDESVSEGRILARLTDLGWGGSLRELFAAGAPDRAVDPAMLQACVQVLREWSGAEGGTPWSGAGRPAAVVSVPSRSKPQLVESLAQGIAGIGRMPYLGQLQPQHGGPTGARGGNSAYRLAGVWDRLVVGPDLAQALAGLGGQPVLLVDDLIDSRWTMTVSARALRHAGVGAVLPLALAQAG, encoded by the coding sequence ATGGCCAACAACTCCCCGAACGCTGCCGTTTCCGTGCAATCACCTACCCAGCAACAGGCATTGGCATGTCTGCGGGAGTTGGTGGGGCACCCGGAAGCCCAATTCCATGACGGCCAGTACGAGGCCATCGAAGCGTTGGTTGATGCCGGCCGCCGGGCCTTGGTGGTTCAACGTACCGGTTGGGGGAAATCGGCTGTCTACTTCGTCGCCTCACTGCTGCTGCGCAGGCGGGGTGCGGGCCCCACTCTGATTGTTTCGCCTCTGCTGGCGCTCATGCGGGACCAGGTTGCCGCAGCCGCACGGGCAGGAGTCCGGGCTGTTGCCATCAACTCCGCCAATGCCCTGGAATGGGACACCGTACTGGCCCAACTGGCCGCTGACGAGGTGGATGTCCTCCTGGTCTCTCCTGAGCGGCTGACCAACCCCTCCTTCCGCGAGAACCAGCTCCCGGAACTCATCCGCCGCACCGGCCTTTTGGTCATTGATGAGGCTCACTGTATTTCGGACTGGGGACATGACTTCCGGCCGGATTACCGCCGGATTGCTGACCTCATTGCACAACTGCCGGCGTCCGTTCCCGTCCTGGCCACCACAGCCACCGCCAATTCCAGGGTGGTCCATGACATCGAGGAGCAACTCGGTGATGGAGTACTGACCATCCGTGGCGCCCTGGGCCGTGAATCGCTGCGCCTGGGAGTCCTGACACTGCCCGATTCCCGGGACCGCTTGGGCTGGTTGCTGACGCATCTGGCAGATATGCCTGGCAGCGGCATCATCTACACGCTCACGGTCTCGGCGGCTGAGGATACTGCCAGGCTCCTGGCCGAAGCCGGACACAATGTTCTCTCCTACACGGGACGCACTGACCCTGCCGATCGAGAGCGTGCGGAGCAACTCCTTAAGGACAACCAAGTGAAGGCCCTCGTGGCCACCTCCGCCCTGGGAATGGGATTCGACAAGCCCGACCTGGGCTTTGTCATCCACCTCGGCGCGCCGTCCTCGCCTGTGGCCTACTACCAACAAGTTGGCCGTGCAGGACGTGGAGCGGCCAACGCAGATGTCCTGTTGCTTCCCGGCTCCGAGGACCGTGAAATCTGGCAGTACTTTGCCACGGCCTCCATGCCGTCGGCCGAGAAAGCGAACGCTGTCCTCACTGTCCTCGGCGAAGCCGGTTCAGCGCTGTCCACGGTGGCTCTGGAAGCCAGGGTGGACCTTCGCCGAACACCGCTGGAGCTCCTCCTCAAAGTCCTGGCGGTCGATGGAGCCGTGGAACGCGTTGGTGGGGGCTGGCGCTCCACCGGGGTCCCGTGGAACTACGACGCCGAGCGCTACGCACGTATTGCCGAGGCGCGGGTGGACGAGCAGGATTCCATGGTGATCTACCAGGACACCGCCGGGTGCCGGATGGAATACATCACCTCGGTGTTGGACGACGAAACGGCTGCCGCGTGTGGGCGCTGTGACAACTGCGCCGGCCGATGGTTCCCCGTGGACGTGGCAGCCTCCGCCGCCGATGCCGCAGGACAGACTCTGCGCCGGGCCGGAATAGCCGTGGAACCACGCCTTCAATGGCCCAGCGGAATGGATCGGCTCGGAGTGGCTGTCAAGGGAAAGATCAAGCCCGATGAGAGTGTGTCCGAGGGGCGGATTCTTGCCAGGCTCACCGACCTTGGCTGGGGTGGGTCGCTCCGGGAACTGTTCGCCGCCGGGGCGCCGGACCGGGCAGTGGATCCAGCCATGCTGCAGGCATGTGTCCAGGTACTCCGCGAATGGTCAGGCGCGGAGGGCGGGACTCCGTGGAGCGGAGCCGGTCGTCCGGCAGCCGTGGTCAGTGTTCCTTCGCGGAGCAAGCCGCAGTTGGTCGAGTCCTTGGCTCAAGGAATAGCGGGCATAGGGCGGATGCCCTACCTCGGACAACTGCAACCCCAGCACGGCGGGCCCACCGGCGCACGTGGAGGAAACAGTGCGTACCGGCTGGCAGGAGTGTGGGACAGGCTGGTGGTCGGTCCCGATCTCGCCCAGGCTTTGGCAGGCCTCGGTGGCCAACCCGTGCTGTTGGTCGATGACCTCATTGACAGCCGCTGGACCATGACGGTCTCGGCCAGGGCGTTGCGCCACGCCGGCGTGGGCGCGGTGCTGCCGCTCGCACTGGCCCAAGCCGGGTAG